In the genome of Peromyscus eremicus chromosome 1, PerEre_H2_v1, whole genome shotgun sequence, the window AGAGCCCCTAGAATGGACAAGCCAAGGTTTTGGGTACAAAAGTCGTCCTGACTTACCGGTGCAGACCCAGACCCCAAGCCTCCTTTCACAGCTGGTTCCAAGTTGCTCTACTGAGGCTGTGGCTGGCGTGCACTTTTTCTTAGATGTGGGGGTAGAAGGAAACCACAGACCTCTGTTAGACAAACTTCCTAAGCTTTATTAgagaagggatgggaggaggaagtTACTCTGTTGAACAGATTGTGTCATGAAGCTCTGAAGCCTGGGGATGATGGAGCTGGAAAGTGAAGAAGGCTTTGAGAAGGGATCCTGCACAGGAAGAGGTGAAGAGCACCAGTCTCAGAAGCGACCATGCCGGTGGTCTGGGGAACGACGTCGGTTTCTTTCTCGGGGACGGTGGCCTGTATGGGATCTTGGAGGTGACCTGGGAAGTGGGAAGAGGAGTGGACAGAGATGGGCAGGAATAGTTAAGAGTCTCTCAGGGATAGGACGGTTGTTAATGTCATTTCAGGATTGGTACTCAGGGGTGGGTATTCAGGCTAGTCTTGGGTTTGGGGTTCACACAGTTCTGGGCACTGAGACTAAGGTACTACTCTTCAGGCAGGGCTCAAAACTATATTTAGAGCACAAGAGCCTTGGAATGGTATGCCTACAAAATCAGAATCAGATTCATCTCAGGGTAGAGGAGAACCTGGCAAGCTGGACCTGAGGTACCTATGCCTGGGTCCTCGCCCATAGAGCTGCCGGCGCAGGTTCCGGGATATGGGTCGTAGGTGCATAAAGTTGCAGAAGCCACCTCGGGTACATTCCCTAAGGACAGACAGAAGAGGCCATCATCACTGACAGCCTCCTACCAAACACTCAAGCGTCTGGAACTCTGATGCCCAGCCCACTCTTCGCTACCATACCCCATCTCATACTGCCGACAGCAAGACTCTCGGAAGTCAGTGACAGGCGACAACTCAGCATGCACGGCCTGCCCGTTGAACCAGCGGTTATTGAGCTCAGCCACAGCCCGCTCTGCATCCTCCTCCCGGCGGAACTAAGGGGAAAGTGGGTGACCATGGGCTGTGGAATTCAAGATCTTCAGGGGACTAGTCAGCTCTGAGGCTGGTCTCGACTTAGCGACAGTCCTCAGGTGGTGAGGTTTCAGTGGCGGCCAGTAGGCACTGAAATATTTCCACTTCTGGGCTCTAAGCAGGGGGCAACAGGCACCTTAACGTAGACATTGCCCACGAGGTGGTCTCCAAGGTTGTCACACACATTCATTTCTTCAATCTCTCCGTACTTCTCCTGCAGCTCTGTGAATACCTCCtgcagaagatggaaagaggCTCAGCTAAGATCTGGCACACAGGAAACCCAGCTATCCTGGCAACTCTCACCTCAAAGAAGTTATCGTAGTGTTCTTGCACCTCCACGTCGCTCACAtgacctggaggcaggacagaGGGTGAAATGAGGGCGTAGACTGCTAGGGGCGGTCTGCCCAGCCCCTGAACTGTCTGCTTTCTTACTCACAGTGTGACCCGTCTGCGGTTTGGGCTGTGTTCTGTGGGTTCCGGTACAAGTTGAGTAGCACGATGGtctgaacaaaatttaaaagaggcCTGAGCTTAGTAGGCAGGGCTGCATGCAGAGTGGGTGTGAGACTGGGGAGTGAGACGTGAACTACTGGAGTTTTGTCAGAGATGCTTGCTCCTAAGCAACTACCTGGACAGCCGAGGGGCGTGGTCTGTGCACAGGGAGGCGTGGCCCAGGGCCTGGAAGAAGGGTCTACTCAGAGGGCCAGGTCAGAAAGCAAGAGGGATAGGATTGGCTTTAGGAATCCGGAAGAGGCGGGACCCCGGGGTGATGGGCAGCAGATGAAGCGCGGGGAGGCATGAATCTGGGTCTCACCTGGCTGAAAGTCGGTTTGTTGTGAAGTCGGGAGCACCGGTCCCCGTGCCGGCAGGCCCCAATCTTAAAGTAAAAAGAGCAGTTAACCCTGGAAGAGGTGCAAAGACAGAGGTAAACCGGGGGCCGGGAAGGCCGGGCATCCCACGCACACTGCCCTGTCCGCCCAGCCCATAGGGACCCGAGTGCCCCGGCTCCCTGAGAGGCCACTCCCTTCACCATTCTCACTTGTCCTTCTCAGTCCCGAATATCGAAGCTAAATATTCAGCCATTTTTACCCGAACACTCCAACGCTCCTGCTCCTTGCGTCACTTCCGTTGCTCAGGAGCGTTGGGAAGTGTAGTTTGTCCCTGCCCGTGCCGTGACTGCGCACGcgtgttggaggccagcctgcctTTCCCCCGACGGTCGTGCGCAAGCTTCCTAGCAGCGCATGCGTACAACGTAGCCTCCaggggaaattaaaaaaaagaagactacAAACTCCAGAGAAACCTTCGGCGTCTCCCGCAAACGACCGCAGTTAAAAACTGCAAAGGAATCCCGGGCAGAAGGGATAAACTCCACTGGTGAGTTGTGAGTTGCCTCGCACACCCTGACTAGATAAGGAACTTCTCGTGGCAAAGCCTCCTTTAACTTGTCGTCATAGGGGCGTGGTTGTTGGTGAGCTTGCGCCTGTCCTTTGGTCTGGGTCTGCAGACCCTTAGGACCACCGGGCTCCAGCGCAGCTATGAACTTGGAGCGGGTGTCCAATGAGGAGAAGTTGAACCTGTGCCGGAAGTACTATCTCGGTAAGGCCGATCCCTCTAGAGTTTCGGGTAATAGTGGGGACTGGACTAGAGCACCCCGAGGCTAGAGGACATAGGGACCTGGATCCGTGGCTCTAAGGGGGAACGTAGACTGTGGTCCGCGAGAAGAGAGACCTCAGGAAGAAGCAAGCTGTCCCAAGAGAATGAACGCCTGGGTCCAGAGAAGGAATTCCTGGATCCGTAGACGAGAGGCATAACCCCGGAACCCCTAACAGCGGAAGGTCTCCAGTTGAACGCGGGAGAGGATCTTCCAAATGGACCTTCTAAGGCGGGGATTTAGGAAGGGTCTTTATTGCCGTGTGACCAAGTGTgggtatttctttttctctaggTGGATTTGCATTCCTGCCTTTTCTTTGGTTGGTCAATATTTTCTGGTTCTTCAGAGAGGCCTTCCTTGCCCCAGCCTACACAGAGCAGAGCCAAATCAAaggctgtgagttctaggacaccaGGGAGGTCTGTGGCAGAGATAAAAGCGCCGGCCTGGGGGAGGCCAATCCTTCACACTCTTGTTCTTCATTATAGATGTTTGGCGCTCAGCTGTGGGCTTCCTCTTCTGGGTAATTATTCTCACCACCTGGATCACCATCTTCCAGATCTACCGGCCCCGCTGGGGTGCTCTTGGGGACTACCTCTCCTTCACCATTCCCCTGGGCACTCCCTAACAACTCCACAAGCTGGTTGGTGATCTTGTCTTTCTCCCAGGATGGGCTTCTCTGCTCTAAGTTTTTTCTGAAACCCTGAGAACTGTCTGTCCCCCATTTCCCATCTGCCCCAATAAATGACCCTAACTTTAAATATTGACTTCCTGGGATCTTTTGAAGGTAGAAGCATAAGTGATTGCCAGCACTGAAAAGCACTTACCGAATGTCTTACGTGTTAGGCTCAGTGCTTCACACATTGTATGAATTTTTAGTTCATTGACTACCACCAGACCCTTCTGAAATAAGAACTTTCCTGTTTAGGAACCCTGTCTTACAGATGAAGGAGAAAAGAATGATGCTCCCACTTCTAGGGGCTGCTATCCTGTACTGGTAgttgtgaatttaaaaataacgGCTTTCTTAGCCGggtggttgtggcacatgcctttaatcccagcactcaggaggcagaggcaggtggatctctgtgagtttgaggcaagcttggtctacagagtgagttctagccaggactgatacacagagaaacgctgagGGGGTGTGTGTGACAGAAACAACACCCCTCCCCGACTTTCTTAACTGGGCTGTAGTCTAGTGGTGTAGTGTACTGGTAGTGCACTTATTTAGCATGAGAAAGATGctacgttcaattcccagcatgacaaACCAAACAAGATACTTAGTATTGTCTGCCAAGGAAGAATTCATCTGAGCCAAGACTCTGGAGGTGTCTACAGCAAGAGAAATATCTAAGAGGTTTCTTAGAAAAGCTTCCTTGACTCtcctatttttattctttatttattttttaagtgtgtgtgtgtgtgtgtgtgtgtgtgtaggccagaagaaggcatcttaTCCTTTGGAAGTGCTGTTGcatatggttgtgagtcaccatgtgggaatcaaacctgggtccccttGACCACTGagcttaaccagtgagccatctctctggccccttgaTCTTCCTAtttaaaatttcatgattttggtgactcatatctataatcccagctcttggaagcagaggcatgtggatttctgtgaattcccaggccagccagggctgtatactGATATCCTGtcccaaaacaataaaatacaatttcagCAGAGGGTCTGGTGAGATGACTCTGGGTAGGGACACTTGCTGCCAATcctggcctgagtttgatccccaaatcTCATaaatggtcctctgacctctacaggtgtgccatggcacatgtgtgccccttcccacccccacccctcccaagtaaataagtaaacaagcaaacaaaaaaccacccagCAGAGTGTGGTAttgttcaaagccagcttggattACCTACATAGTTTCAGGCTAGACTGAGCCAGAGTGAggcaatcaataaataaataatgatataaGAAAATCTCAGTCCCTACCTTGATATGCCCTATGACTATTTTAGGGCATATTTTCGTTCTTATTACATTTCACTTAgaatttttggtttatttattgacCATCTTCTATCCTCTACAAGATAAGCCAC includes:
- the U2af1l4 gene encoding splicing factor U2AF 26 kDa subunit → MAEYLASIFGTEKDKVNCSFYFKIGACRHGDRCSRLHNKPTFSQTIVLLNLYRNPQNTAQTADGSHCHVSDVEVQEHYDNFFEEVFTELQEKYGEIEEMNVCDNLGDHLVGNVYVKFRREEDAERAVAELNNRWFNGQAVHAELSPVTDFRESCCRQYEMGECTRGGFCNFMHLRPISRNLRRQLYGRGPRHRSPPRSHTGHRPRERNRRRSPDHRHGRF
- the Psenen gene encoding gamma-secretase subunit PEN-2, translating into MNLERVSNEEKLNLCRKYYLGGFAFLPFLWLVNIFWFFREAFLAPAYTEQSQIKGYVWRSAVGFLFWVIILTTWITIFQIYRPRWGALGDYLSFTIPLGTP